One stretch of Thermanaerosceptrum fracticalcis DNA includes these proteins:
- a CDS encoding Mrp/NBP35 family ATP-binding protein yields the protein MTECGNTTCGCGEEKCGQGSCNDENCTCGKESSDKKNNNELNHVKHVVAVMSGKGGVGKSTVTALLASAFRKKGFKVGILDADITGPSIPKLFGLKDSPKSTGCGLLPVKSTESIEIMSLNLFLPSEDEPVIWRGPIISGVIKQFWEEVIWGDLDYLFVDLPPGTGDAPLTVLQSLPLDGVVIVTSPQDLANMVVRKAIKMAEKMDIPILGIVENMSYVQCPDCGKKIFPFGQGKVELMCQEFKVPLLGILPLEPSVSAFGDQGKIGESASSDLLRTDLLLEILEK from the coding sequence ATGACTGAATGCGGTAACACTACGTGTGGCTGTGGCGAGGAAAAATGTGGTCAAGGGTCCTGCAATGATGAAAATTGCACCTGTGGTAAAGAGTCCAGTGATAAAAAAAATAACAATGAATTGAATCATGTTAAGCATGTAGTGGCGGTGATGAGTGGTAAAGGTGGAGTTGGCAAATCTACGGTAACTGCTCTTTTAGCCTCTGCTTTCCGGAAAAAAGGGTTTAAGGTGGGAATTCTTGATGCTGACATCACGGGTCCCAGTATACCCAAGCTTTTTGGCCTTAAAGACAGTCCAAAAAGTACAGGGTGTGGTCTTTTACCTGTAAAAAGTACCGAAAGTATAGAGATTATGTCCCTAAATTTATTTCTGCCCAGTGAAGACGAACCAGTAATTTGGCGTGGCCCCATCATTTCCGGGGTTATTAAACAGTTCTGGGAAGAGGTTATCTGGGGAGATTTAGACTATCTTTTTGTAGACCTTCCCCCAGGAACGGGGGATGCGCCTCTCACTGTTTTACAATCTTTACCTTTAGACGGTGTAGTAATTGTGACATCACCCCAAGACCTAGCCAACATGGTGGTCAGAAAAGCCATTAAGATGGCGGAAAAAATGGACATACCTATTTTAGGAATTGTGGAAAATATGAGCTATGTGCAATGCCCCGATTGTGGTAAAAAAATATTTCCCTTTGGCCAAGGTAAGGTGGAGCTCATGTGTCAGGAATTTAAAGTCCCCTTATTGGGGATTTTGCCTCTGGAACCCAGCGTAAGCGCCTTCGGTGATCAGGGTAAAATCGGAGAATCCGCCAGCAGCGATTTATTAAGGACGGATCTGTTACTGGAGATTTTGGAAAAATAA
- a CDS encoding TusE/DsrC/DsvC family sulfur relay protein, translating into MARMDREGYLVDWSEWDEEVAQVLARDEGIEHLTEKHWLVISFIRNYYEDFQQIPSLRKICTHTGLNTLEIYRLFPSGPVRGPCRIAGLSSLSGC; encoded by the coding sequence ATGGCAAGGATGGATAGGGAGGGTTACCTGGTGGACTGGTCGGAATGGGATGAGGAAGTAGCCCAGGTGTTGGCCCGTGATGAGGGTATTGAGCATTTGACGGAAAAACACTGGCTGGTGATCTCCTTTATCCGCAATTATTATGAAGATTTTCAACAGATACCCTCTCTTCGCAAAATTTGCACCCATACGGGGTTAAATACCTTGGAAATTTATCGACTCTTTCCCTCAGGTCCTGTGCGGGGTCCTTGCCGTATTGCGGGATTGTCTTCTTTATCAGGTTGTTAA
- a CDS encoding TusE/DsrC/DsvC family sulfur relay protein, whose product MRGLNLLGSQLRRRYLAIGPDCIKEDSLWEEMVQEILKKEGIETISPRHRQVMDYVRKYYLEKERAPSVRELCSLTGLSLGEFFALFSDWPHTLFFLDSIVSQVLGIPVWQVEC is encoded by the coding sequence ATGAGAGGTCTAAATCTTTTGGGTTCACAACTCCGGCGTCGTTATTTAGCCATAGGACCTGACTGCATTAAAGAAGATTCCCTCTGGGAAGAGATGGTCCAAGAAATTCTCAAAAAAGAGGGTATTGAAACCATTAGTCCCCGGCATCGCCAGGTGATGGACTATGTACGCAAGTATTACCTGGAAAAGGAACGGGCCCCTTCTGTGCGAGAACTGTGTTCCCTGACCGGTCTGTCCCTGGGCGAGTTTTTTGCTCTCTTTTCCGACTGGCCTCACACCCTGTTTTTTTTGGACAGCATTGTCAGCCAGGTGCTGGGGATCCCGGTTTGGCAAGTAGAATGTTAG
- a CDS encoding sigma-54 interaction domain-containing protein: MSPTQIDFEFVVNSISEGVFTVDTEFNITTFNNAAEHITGYKRDTALGRKCYELLKSSHCCGENCLMQKVVNSGEKGYSTDVVIVAKNGEFVPVEISVMPLFDNSGNIIGGLEILSDQRKIQRLRQEFEGRYSFQNIIGKDHKMQEIYEMVEAVAPYRSSVLIVGESGTGKELVAKAIHFLSDRRYKPFIKVNCAALTPTLLESELFGHEKGAFTGAHSTHQGRFELADKGTIFLDEIGEIPVSLQAKLLRVLQEGEFERVGGKKTLKTDVRVIAATNRNLTEEIRKGNFRQDLFYRLNVFPIKLPPLRERKNDIPLLNEYFIRRFNVFFQKAKKGVSREALNFLLQYEFPGNVRELENALEYAFIKGKGDFIMLQDLPLYMIMTANTGDSAFIRLDDLEKHHIKQVLRQCEGNKQKAAQLLGITRKTLYNKMQKYGL; this comes from the coding sequence ATGAGCCCAACACAGATAGATTTTGAGTTTGTAGTCAACAGTATTTCTGAAGGGGTTTTCACTGTGGATACAGAATTTAATATAACTACCTTTAATAATGCGGCAGAGCATATTACGGGCTACAAACGGGATACTGCCCTGGGTCGAAAGTGTTACGAACTTTTGAAAAGCTCCCATTGCTGCGGAGAAAATTGTCTCATGCAAAAAGTAGTAAACAGCGGAGAAAAGGGTTATTCCACTGATGTGGTTATTGTAGCCAAGAATGGCGAATTTGTTCCTGTAGAAATATCGGTGATGCCCTTATTTGACAACTCTGGGAATATAATCGGGGGTTTAGAAATTCTTTCCGACCAGCGTAAAATCCAGCGCCTGCGCCAGGAATTCGAAGGGCGTTATAGTTTTCAAAATATTATCGGCAAAGACCATAAAATGCAGGAAATATATGAAATGGTCGAAGCTGTGGCTCCCTACCGTTCCAGTGTCCTCATTGTAGGTGAAAGCGGCACGGGAAAGGAGCTGGTAGCTAAAGCCATACATTTTTTAAGCGACAGGCGTTATAAACCTTTTATAAAAGTCAATTGTGCGGCCTTGACGCCCACCCTGTTGGAGTCCGAACTTTTTGGACACGAGAAGGGGGCTTTTACCGGTGCCCATTCCACCCACCAGGGCCGTTTTGAACTGGCTGACAAAGGCACCATTTTCCTGGACGAGATTGGGGAAATTCCGGTATCTTTACAAGCCAAGCTGCTCCGGGTGTTGCAAGAGGGGGAATTTGAGAGGGTAGGGGGGAAGAAAACACTAAAAACCGATGTGCGGGTTATTGCAGCCACCAATCGCAATTTAACTGAGGAAATAAGGAAGGGTAATTTCCGCCAGGACCTTTTTTATCGTTTAAATGTTTTTCCGATAAAGCTGCCCCCTTTAAGGGAGAGGAAAAACGATATTCCTCTTTTAAACGAATACTTCATTCGTAGGTTTAATGTCTTTTTTCAAAAGGCTAAAAAAGGAGTTTCCCGGGAGGCTTTAAACTTTTTACTCCAATATGAATTTCCCGGAAATGTCCGGGAACTGGAAAATGCCTTAGAATATGCCTTTATAAAGGGTAAGGGGGATTTTATCATGCTGCAAGACCTGCCCCTTTATATGATTATGACAGCCAACACTGGGGACAGCGCTTTTATCAGGCTGGATGACCTGGAAAAACATCATATTAAACAAGTATTAAGACAGTGTGAAGGAAATAAACAAAAGGCGGCCCAGCTCCTTGGTATAACCCGTAAAACCCTTTATAATAAAATGCAAAAATACGGCTTGTAA
- a CDS encoding NifB/NifX family molybdenum-iron cluster-binding protein, which translates to MKIALSCKGNTLDSPLDERFGRAPNFIIYDLEKNTHMSIDNAQILNSPQGAGIQAAQNVVNSGAEVVITGHVGPKAYRTLSAAGVDIYFAKGSTVKETIENFKLGKLSKAEGNDVEGHWV; encoded by the coding sequence GTGAAAATTGCCCTGAGTTGTAAAGGAAATACCCTGGACAGCCCCTTGGACGAACGCTTCGGTCGTGCCCCTAACTTTATCATTTACGATTTAGAAAAAAACACCCACATGAGCATTGATAATGCCCAAATTTTAAATTCCCCTCAGGGAGCAGGGATCCAGGCCGCTCAAAACGTAGTCAATTCAGGGGCTGAAGTGGTCATTACCGGTCACGTGGGCCCTAAGGCTTACCGCACTTTAAGTGCGGCAGGCGTAGACATTTATTTTGCTAAAGGATCCACGGTAAAAGAGACTATTGAGAACTTCAAACTCGGAAAGTTGTCTAAGGCCGAAGGCAATGATGTGGAAGGACATTGGGTATAG
- a CDS encoding (Fe-S)-binding protein: MAVIRTKALEPKFRQEIAQVFATLQDKLDFSHCLACGMCSAACAFSDVHEEMDPRKFIRKVLLGMKEEVLNGQFIWNCSMCGRCTMLCPMGVDIAGIVRTIRGNFGVKSPGFLQEVVDNQLNTGNQMAVSQEDYLETLEWMEEELQAEIADPKARIPVDKVGADFLFLWDPREIKYYPQDVQSIAKIMHAAGANWTCSSEYWDATHYGLFSGDDEASTILLKRIAQQVKKLKVQYLVVTECGHATRAQRWGRKVWLSPEEGDYPVYNFVELQAKWIKEGILKLDPSRNPEPVTFHDPCNMVRKEGIVEEPRYCVTKAVMEFREMWPNREYNYCCGGGGGLLAFGKDIKPNRMKKGKLKAEQIARTGAKIVVTPCHNCYDQLSDIIKEYQLKVKLKHVHHLVSNALILD; this comes from the coding sequence ATGGCGGTCATTCGAACAAAGGCTCTGGAACCTAAATTCAGGCAGGAAATTGCCCAAGTTTTTGCAACCCTCCAGGATAAACTGGATTTTAGTCACTGTCTGGCCTGTGGTATGTGTTCCGCGGCTTGTGCTTTTAGCGATGTCCACGAGGAAATGGACCCCCGCAAGTTTATCCGGAAGGTTTTATTAGGCATGAAAGAGGAAGTATTAAATGGCCAATTTATCTGGAATTGTTCCATGTGCGGCCGGTGTACCATGCTCTGTCCCATGGGTGTAGACATTGCCGGCATAGTGAGGACCATTAGAGGTAATTTTGGGGTTAAGTCTCCCGGTTTTCTCCAGGAGGTAGTTGATAACCAATTAAACACCGGCAATCAGATGGCGGTCTCCCAGGAGGACTACCTGGAAACTTTAGAGTGGATGGAGGAAGAACTGCAGGCAGAAATTGCTGACCCCAAGGCAAGGATACCTGTTGATAAAGTTGGAGCTGACTTCTTATTCCTCTGGGATCCCCGTGAGATTAAATACTATCCCCAGGATGTACAGAGTATTGCCAAAATCATGCATGCTGCCGGCGCTAATTGGACCTGCAGCAGTGAATACTGGGACGCAACCCACTATGGTTTGTTCAGTGGTGATGATGAAGCCTCAACTATTCTTTTAAAGCGAATCGCCCAACAGGTGAAAAAGCTGAAAGTACAGTACCTGGTGGTAACGGAATGCGGCCATGCTACCCGGGCCCAGCGCTGGGGCAGGAAGGTTTGGCTGAGTCCTGAAGAAGGGGACTATCCGGTATATAACTTTGTAGAGCTCCAGGCTAAGTGGATTAAAGAGGGGATACTTAAGCTTGATCCTTCCCGCAATCCCGAGCCTGTGACCTTCCATGACCCCTGTAATATGGTGCGGAAAGAAGGAATAGTTGAAGAACCGAGATACTGTGTAACAAAGGCTGTCATGGAATTTAGAGAAATGTGGCCCAACAGGGAGTATAACTACTGCTGCGGCGGCGGTGGCGGTCTTTTGGCCTTTGGTAAGGATATTAAGCCTAACCGCATGAAAAAAGGAAAGCTGAAAGCAGAGCAAATAGCAAGAACTGGTGCAAAAATTGTTGTTACTCCCTGCCATAACTGTTATGACCAGCTGAGCGACATTATTAAAGAATATCAGCTTAAAGTGAAGCTGAAACATGTTCACCATC
- a CDS encoding DUF134 domain-containing protein, translating to MPRPPKCRRVEFEPQVTYFKPAGIPKCQLEELVLSVEEIEAIRLKDREGLEQEECAERMHVSRPTFQRILMSARSKIAEAITEGKAIKVEGGNYRLATRIFQCEACQYEFEVPFGQGCGREIKCPKCEHSVHRI from the coding sequence ATGCCAAGACCGCCAAAATGTCGCAGGGTTGAATTTGAGCCCCAGGTTACCTATTTTAAACCGGCAGGAATACCTAAATGCCAGTTGGAAGAACTGGTGTTAAGTGTAGAAGAAATAGAAGCCATTCGTTTAAAGGACCGGGAAGGGCTGGAACAGGAAGAATGTGCAGAAAGAATGCACGTCTCCAGGCCAACTTTCCAAAGAATCCTCATGAGTGCAAGAAGTAAAATAGCTGAGGCCATTACCGAAGGAAAGGCCATTAAGGTAGAGGGCGGCAATTACCGTCTGGCTACGCGAATTTTTCAGTGCGAGGCCTGTCAATATGAATTTGAGGTTCCTTTTGGACAAGGATGCGGACGTGAAATAAAGTGCCCTAAATGTGAGCATTCAGTTCATCGGATCTAA